The sequence below is a genomic window from Armatimonadota bacterium.
GACGCCTGGAACGTCCTCGATCAGCAGATGGCCTTCGCAGAGCAAGGTGACGACGGCCATTTCGACCGCGTCGCGCTTACCCACGACCGCGCGTTCAACTTCATTGACAATCCGACGAGCAACATCCCCTATTCTTTGATTCGCCACGAACCCCTGGTACCTCTCCGTAATCTTGCTTGTGAATGATTACGTTCTAAATTTAGACACCGTTATGCCTACTAAGGATACAACTACGAGTTTTTTGTCCAATAGGTGCCCGTCAAACGTTCTCCATTGCCGAGACTTCGTGCCCGCTCCGGCCTCAAAATGCTAAACTTTTCCGCGTGCCAGATTGTGTTGTCGGTGTGGATTTAGGCGGGACCAATGTCCGGGCTTGTGCGTATTACGAGAACGGAGAGCCAGCCGGTCGCAAGTTTGAAAACCCCTCGCGGGGACAGGATGGGGTCGTCGCCGTCATCGACGCCGTCGCCGCCACAATCCAGCAGGCCATCGCCAGCGCCGAGTCGCCGCCCAAAGCATTCGGACTCGCCATTCCTGGGCACGTTGACCACAAACACGGCATCGTCCGCTGGTCGCCCAACTTTGGCAAGGAGATCAACGGCGTATTCGAACCGTGGAAGGATGTTCCCGTCCGCGAACCGCTCTCCAAGCTCGTCGATCTGCCGATGTTTATGGACAACGACGCCAACATGGCCGCCCTAGGCGAATACCGCTTCGGCACGGGCAATAACAGCGCCAAGGCGTTTGTCATGTTCACCCTTGGCACCGGCATCGGCAGCGGCATCATCCTTTCTCCCGAGTCGGTCCTGGGCGATGCCCGCGGTCCACTCGTCGTCGTTGGTGGAAACCATGGCGGTGCGGAACTCGGACACACGATCATCAACGCCGACGGATTGGACTGCACTGCCGGGACCTATGGCACCCTCGAAGCCTACTGCCAGCGTGACGCAATCATCCGTCGCGCCCAATACAAGCTTCAGCGGGGCCGCGAAAGCCTGATGACCGACCTGGTGGAAGGCGATTTCAGCCGCATCACTCCGCGCCTCATCTCGGAAGCCTGCGACCAAGGCGATGTCGTCGCCCAAGAAGTCTTCCGTGAGATCGGCACCTTCCTCGGTGTCGGCATCGCCAACGCCATCAACACCTTCGCGCCGGAGATTCTCGTCATCGGCGGTCAGGTGAGCAAGGCAGGCAAATGGATCATGGAGCCCGCCGTAGTTTCCGCCCGAAACAACGCGATTTCATCCC
It includes:
- a CDS encoding ROK family protein; the encoded protein is MQLRVFCPIGARQTFSIAETSCPLRPQNAKLFRVPDCVVGVDLGGTNVRACAYYENGEPAGRKFENPSRGQDGVVAVIDAVAATIQQAIASAESPPKAFGLAIPGHVDHKHGIVRWSPNFGKEINGVFEPWKDVPVREPLSKLVDLPMFMDNDANMAALGEYRFGTGNNSAKAFVMFTLGTGIGSGIILSPESVLGDARGPLVVVGGNHGGAELGHTIINADGLDCTAGTYGTLEAYCQRDAIIRRAQYKLQRGRESLMTDLVEGDFSRITPRLISEACDQGDVVAQEVFREIGTFLGVGIANAINTFAPEILVIGGQVSKAGKWIMEPAVVSARNNAISSLFNDCTIVAAKHIEDAGMLGGAALALEGLKWNTGSSHQGRDY